From the genome of Terriglobales bacterium:
GGTCGGGATCGCAGAAGACGTCCGCGCGGGTCGGAGGCGAGGGTGGCTCGGGCACTGCTTTACGATACTGCTGCTGCAGCAGAGAGGTCTTGACGCCGCAGACGGGGAAGTATCCGGCGACAGGAGTGGGATGGCGGACGCCGCCGTCGGAGAACTGCGACCAGTACTCTGGATCCGGCGGCTGGTCCTTGTCCTCCTGGATGCGCGGCATGGTCCCGTACACCGGGATGAGCGCGCTGGCATAGACGTAGTCCACGAACTGGGCGGGCGCCAGCAACTGCGGCGAGTTGGGTGTGACCTCGCGATAGCTGCCGTCGTAGAAGGACACGGTCCCCACGCGCACCTCGCGGCCGGAGTGGAGCAGAGCCTCGGGGCTGACCTCGCGCTGCACCAGCGTGCGCAGCGGGGTGAAGTTCTTCACGCTCTCGGTGCCGAAGATGAGCAGGCGCGGCACCGCCAGGAACTTGCCACGCATGACCTGCTTGGCTCCGCGGATGTTCCGCCACAGGTCCACCAACCCTTTGGCCTGCTTCTGGAGATGGGCGAGCGAGTCGCCCTCGACCGGCGCTTGGGCCAGGTAGGCCACGTTCAGGGCGCCGGCGGAGACGCCGGAGAAGTCCTTGAAGTCGCAGCCGCGGTGCACCACCAGGTGATAGGCAGCGCCTGCCTCGAAGGCGCCCTTGGCGCCGCCGCCGCTCAGGACCAGAGCGCGCGGGGTGGCTTGTGCGCAGGGGTTTTCGACCTGCGCCCAGGCGGGCGCGCAGGCCAGTGCGAGCAGCAGTACAACCTTGCCAAGAGACATGGTGACTCCTCACCCTCCACAAGCGGGCCGAAGGAACGCTAGAGTACCGCTGTTTAGATGCGCGTCAAGCAGGGGCGGGAGCGCCGCGGCGTCGAGCGAAGAATTTTGCCGCCGGCTCACTCGAACCAGCCGCTGCGATAAGCGACCCACCAGCTCAGGGCGATCAGCGGGATTGTAGCCAGTAACCCCCAC
Proteins encoded in this window:
- a CDS encoding patatin-like phospholipase family protein → MSLGKVVLLLALACAPAWAQVENPCAQATPRALVLSGGGAKGAFEAGAAYHLVVHRGCDFKDFSGVSAGALNVAYLAQAPVEGDSLAHLQKQAKGLVDLWRNIRGAKQVMRGKFLAVPRLLIFGTESVKNFTPLRTLVQREVSPEALLHSGREVRVGTVSFYDGSYREVTPNSPQLLAPAQFVDYVYASALIPVYGTMPRIQEDKDQPPDPEYWSQFSDGGVRHPTPVAGYFPVCGVKTSLLQQQYRKAVPEPPSPPTRADVFCDPDRPAPAAPPHRNLTQLFVVIANPYDPASDHLPPPGCCPDPKGIRHVRNGKEVLWRTLEVVLNSPYRWDLSYALMANDALRSRAELLAWARGNLNPRALDQFTREFGDESFPVGSYHSSTDANWSLPYDIVLVTPKKEHGGTYQFDPANIRKQLHEGCLTADATMTAQFQLASMKSQCDADFPEEVAARQ